A part of Phosphitispora fastidiosa genomic DNA contains:
- a CDS encoding tyrosine recombinase XerC: MQSNTTCPLLEQYLGYLTVIKGRSDNTILEYRTDILSFFKFILQARNIPFVDKNFQDIDIEFIKSINLNDMYAYIAYCQSTLKSSAGTRARKIVSIRQFWKYLKTKAHLIDNNITEELETPKMPKRIPKYLTLEESVRLLIECEPSPRDHCIITIFLNCALRLSELASLNIDQVNNDILSVIGKGNKERKIFLTPAAKKSIITCLQIRNTFTVPTKALFISRNKQRITTRALQDVVKKYVKLAGLDSNTISAHKLRHTSAKLIYKYGRVDIRFLQQILGHESVATTEIYTDIDESQLQAAVNSNPLAMMFN; the protein is encoded by the coding sequence ATGCAATCTAATACGACTTGTCCATTGTTAGAACAATACCTTGGGTATCTTACTGTAATTAAAGGACGCAGTGACAACACAATTCTAGAATACCGAACTGATATATTGTCATTTTTCAAATTTATCCTTCAAGCTAGAAACATTCCATTTGTTGATAAAAATTTCCAAGATATAGATATTGAATTTATCAAATCCATTAATCTTAATGATATGTATGCTTACATTGCTTACTGCCAAAGCACTCTTAAATCTTCAGCCGGCACAAGAGCACGAAAGATTGTGTCTATACGTCAGTTTTGGAAATACTTAAAAACCAAAGCTCATCTTATCGATAACAATATTACAGAAGAACTTGAAACGCCGAAGATGCCTAAGAGAATTCCTAAGTATTTAACTCTTGAAGAATCTGTTCGTCTACTAATCGAGTGTGAGCCCTCCCCAAGAGACCACTGTATAATTACTATATTTCTTAACTGTGCCTTACGATTATCTGAGCTTGCTAGTCTAAATATTGATCAAGTCAATAATGACATTTTATCTGTAATCGGTAAGGGAAACAAAGAAAGGAAAATCTTCTTAACTCCGGCAGCAAAAAAATCAATTATCACATGTTTGCAAATCAGAAATACTTTTACCGTGCCTACAAAAGCACTTTTTATTTCGAGAAACAAACAACGCATCACTACACGAGCCCTTCAGGATGTGGTAAAAAAATATGTCAAACTTGCCGGACTTGATTCAAATACTATATCTGCCCATAAGTTACGACATACCTCTGCAAAACTGATATATAAGTATGGTCGTGTAGATATCCGATTTTTACAGCAAATATTAGGCCACGAAAGCGTAGCAACTACAGAAATTTATACTGACATTGATGAATCTCAATTACAAGCGGCAGTAAATTCAAACCCGTTAGCTATGATGTTTAATTAA
- a CDS encoding phosphoribosylaminoimidazolecarboxamide formyltransferase: MKSIELKYGVNPNQKPAQIRSAGDELPIKVLNGNPGYINFMDALNSWQLVKELRTALNMPAAASFKHVSPAGAALGVPMSDEQKKACHVSEIDLSPLAAAYARARGADRLSSFGDWAALSDICDKATAEILRNEVSDGVIAPGYTPEALELLKQKRGGKYNVIEVDPSYEPPEIETRFIYGIEFLQKRNSVIPSFADLDNIVTDNKELPETAKRDMILAMLTLKYTQSNSVCYVYDGQVIGCGAGQQSRIHCTRLAGDKADIWYLKQHPKVQGFKFKSGVGIADQDNAMDLFVRNDVTEYEFSMLKDILETVPERFTDEERREWLKGLKNVTLGSDAFFPFRDNIDRAAQSGVKYIVQAGGSLRDDIVINACNEYGMVMAATGLRLFHH, translated from the coding sequence ATGAAGTCAATTGAACTTAAGTATGGAGTCAACCCAAATCAGAAGCCGGCCCAGATCCGTTCTGCCGGAGATGAGCTTCCCATTAAGGTGCTTAACGGTAATCCCGGGTATATCAATTTCATGGATGCCCTGAACTCCTGGCAGCTGGTAAAGGAACTGCGGACTGCCCTCAACATGCCTGCAGCCGCTTCCTTTAAGCATGTCAGCCCTGCCGGGGCCGCTCTGGGAGTGCCAATGTCTGATGAACAAAAAAAGGCCTGCCATGTCAGTGAAATTGATTTGTCACCTCTTGCGGCAGCATATGCCCGTGCCAGAGGAGCTGACAGGCTGTCTTCCTTTGGCGACTGGGCAGCGCTCAGTGATATTTGTGACAAGGCAACGGCGGAAATTCTCAGGAATGAGGTATCTGACGGTGTCATTGCCCCCGGATACACCCCTGAGGCCCTTGAACTGCTCAAGCAGAAGAGGGGCGGGAAATATAATGTTATCGAAGTTGACCCATCTTATGAACCCCCGGAAATCGAAACAAGGTTCATCTATGGTATTGAATTTCTCCAGAAGAGAAACAGCGTAATTCCGAGTTTTGCTGATCTTGACAATATTGTCACTGACAATAAAGAACTGCCTGAGACGGCAAAAAGGGATATGATCCTGGCCATGCTGACACTCAAGTATACCCAGTCCAATTCCGTGTGCTATGTGTATGATGGCCAGGTTATCGGATGCGGTGCGGGCCAGCAGTCAAGGATACACTGTACCCGGCTGGCAGGGGATAAGGCCGATATCTGGTATCTGAAGCAGCATCCCAAAGTACAGGGTTTTAAATTCAAATCAGGAGTGGGGATTGCCGATCAGGATAATGCCATGGACCTTTTTGTCAGAAATGATGTCACCGAATATGAATTTAGTATGTTAAAGGATATCCTGGAAACAGTTCCGGAGAGGTTTACTGATGAAGAAAGACGGGAATGGCTTAAAGGACTGAAGAATGTGACCCTGGGCTCTGATGCCTTCTTCCCCTTCAGGGATAATATTGACCGCGCTGCCCAGAGCGGGGTTAAATATATCGTTCAGGCAGGCGGTTCATTAAGGGATGATATAGTAATAAATGCCTGCAATGAATACGGTATGGTCATGGCTGCAACGGGCCTCAGGCTGTTCCATCACTGA
- a CDS encoding PIN domain-containing protein has translation MFKILIDTCVWLDLAKDYHQQAILAALEELIQQGDIELVLPRTVVDEFARNKARVIEDSSRSLSSTLKRVKEVVEKFGDPGQKNIVLSQLNDVDHRLPTLGESAVDTVSRIEKLFASTPIIEISDAVKLRAAQRAIDKLAPFHRQRNGIDDAILIEVYTDVIGAKATARNRFAFITHNTKDFSNPTASNKLPHPDIQVCFSPVRSLYFITLGEALRRIQPNQFKDLMIELKWVEEPRRLAEIVEAIDEFVTKVWYNRHQIRREKIEDGIIKIVEKETFPIKDHETRPIQRDIWEGALRSADKVEKRFGLDNLGPWDDFEWGMINGKLSALRWVLGDEWDMLDT, from the coding sequence GTGTTTAAGATTCTTATTGATACTTGTGTCTGGCTTGATCTCGCAAAGGATTACCACCAACAGGCGATTCTAGCTGCGCTTGAAGAATTAATTCAACAGGGAGATATAGAGCTAGTTCTGCCGCGAACAGTGGTTGATGAATTTGCTCGTAACAAGGCGCGCGTTATCGAGGACAGTAGCCGCAGCTTGTCTAGCACCTTGAAGCGAGTCAAGGAGGTAGTTGAGAAATTTGGCGACCCAGGGCAAAAAAACATTGTGTTATCACAGCTTAACGACGTTGATCATCGCCTTCCGACTTTGGGTGAGTCAGCCGTGGACACAGTCAGCCGGATTGAGAAGTTATTCGCGAGCACGCCCATAATAGAGATTTCAGACGCTGTGAAGCTCCGTGCAGCGCAACGCGCTATCGACAAGCTTGCTCCCTTTCACAGACAACGGAATGGGATTGACGATGCCATTCTGATTGAGGTTTACACAGATGTGATCGGAGCGAAAGCAACGGCTAGAAATCGGTTTGCCTTTATCACGCATAACACTAAGGACTTTAGCAATCCGACCGCAAGTAACAAGCTGCCGCACCCGGATATTCAAGTTTGTTTTTCACCGGTGAGATCCCTTTATTTTATAACCTTGGGTGAGGCGCTACGACGCATTCAGCCAAATCAATTTAAAGACCTTATGATTGAGCTAAAATGGGTTGAAGAACCGAGGCGACTGGCTGAAATCGTCGAAGCTATAGACGAGTTTGTTACGAAAGTTTGGTATAATCGTCATCAGATTCGACGAGAAAAAATAGAGGATGGAATTATTAAAATAGTCGAGAAGGAGACCTTTCCCATCAAAGACCATGAGACTCGCCCTATTCAGCGAGATATTTGGGAAGGAGCACTTAGATCAGCGGATAAGGTCGAAAAAAGATTTGGTTTAGACAACCTAGGTCCTTGGGATGATTTCGAGTGGGGAATGATTAACGGCAAGCTCTCCGCATTACGGTGGGTTCTAGGCGATGAATGGGACATGCTAGATACTTAA
- a CDS encoding response regulator transcription factor, protein MKKILLVEDDLSLIEGLEFSLSKHNFEVTVARTVQEARGRFHDGIYDLVILDLMLPDGSGFDICKMIRQTSDIPVIFLTAADEEVNIVMGLDIGGDDYITKPFKINELVSRINAALRRSAAIKEQITELSSNGITVKLLEGRVIKNGTDIDLTSAEYRLLCLFMQNPRIILSREQIMQKLWDSRESFIDDNTLAVYISRLRDKIEDDPRHPSFLTTIRGMGYKWHVM, encoded by the coding sequence ATGAAAAAAATACTGTTGGTTGAAGATGATTTAAGCCTGATTGAAGGATTGGAATTTTCCCTGTCCAAGCATAACTTTGAGGTAACTGTGGCCAGAACGGTACAGGAGGCAAGAGGGCGTTTCCATGACGGTATCTATGACCTGGTTATCCTGGACCTGATGCTTCCTGATGGCAGCGGGTTTGACATCTGCAAAATGATTAGGCAAACTTCCGATATTCCGGTAATCTTCCTGACCGCCGCCGATGAAGAAGTAAACATTGTCATGGGCCTTGACATTGGCGGGGATGATTATATCACCAAGCCCTTCAAAATAAATGAACTGGTATCCAGAATCAATGCTGCCCTAAGGCGTTCCGCTGCCATAAAGGAACAGATCACCGAACTGAGCTCAAATGGGATTACAGTCAAACTCCTGGAAGGCAGGGTAATAAAAAACGGAACAGATATAGACCTTACTTCTGCTGAGTATCGATTGCTGTGCCTGTTTATGCAGAACCCGAGAATTATTCTGTCCAGGGAACAGATCATGCAAAAATTGTGGGATTCCCGGGAAAGCTTCATTGATGATAATACTCTCGCTGTTTACATCAGCAGGCTGCGCGACAAAATTGAAGATGACCCCAGACATCCATCCTTTCTGACCACAATCAGGGGCATGGGGTACAAATGGCATGTTATGTGA
- a CDS encoding ABC transporter ATP-binding protein, with translation MEILKTENLSKIYGAGETKVEALKGVSFSVDKGEFVSIVGPSGSGKSTLLNLLGALDLPTSGKVYLDGRDIFLMKETELAVFRRRSIGFIFQAYNLVPELNVEENITLPLLLDYKRPDEQYIDELLHILGLTERRHHLPNQLSGGQQQRVAIGRALAARPAIILADEPTGNLDTKNSRDVINLMKLSVERYNQTLVMITHNQNYASYADRVFNVEDGVLAELGGAGQ, from the coding sequence ATGGAAATACTGAAGACAGAAAACCTGTCAAAAATATACGGAGCAGGCGAAACAAAGGTGGAAGCCCTGAAAGGTGTATCCTTCTCGGTTGACAAGGGGGAATTTGTTTCCATTGTCGGGCCTTCGGGTTCGGGGAAGAGCACCCTGCTTAACCTGCTGGGGGCATTGGACCTCCCGACATCAGGGAAGGTGTATTTGGACGGCAGGGATATATTTTTGATGAAGGAAACGGAGCTGGCGGTTTTCCGCAGGCGCAGCATAGGATTTATATTTCAGGCCTATAACCTGGTCCCCGAATTGAATGTTGAAGAAAACATCACTCTGCCGCTGCTGCTCGATTATAAAAGGCCTGATGAACAATACATTGATGAGCTTCTTCATATACTTGGCCTGACAGAGAGAAGGCATCACCTGCCCAATCAGCTGTCAGGAGGCCAGCAGCAGCGTGTTGCCATCGGGCGGGCCCTTGCTGCCAGACCGGCCATCATCCTGGCAGATGAGCCCACCGGGAACCTGGACACCAAAAACAGCAGAGATGTGATCAACCTGATGAAGCTGTCGGTGGAAAGGTATAACCAGACACTGGTAATGATTACTCACAACCAGAACTATGCGTCATATGCGGACAGGGTGTTTAATGTTGAGGACGGGGTTTTGGCCGAGCTTGGAGGTGCCGGGCAATGA
- a CDS encoding ABC transporter permease, with protein MKSYLSIVPRYLSAHKKRTRLTMISVAVSVALITGVFSMLDVFMRFEKIQVIHDFGNYHLLVKDADNEEAAAIRSRIDVENAGNWAALGKGSIDDVTCSLGALDKNFAENMNIRVVEGDFPTGPNEIMLEQWAMEGLNRDLKINGTVEISLADNVKREFIISGIYQDLGSTKARGVPGIFLSVAAAGEMFPEVQRFFLIQFKDGVNIIEAEKEIKETLNIAEGRIDRNDRLLAVIGQSKHKAAIGLYTIGAILFGIVLAAGVVMMYNTFNISVMERVRQFGLLRCIGASQAQIKRLVRRESLYITLKAVPIGVLGGMLITFVCSAILKFYNSSLFGEMPLFSVSITGISAGIVIGFLTVFIASLLPARKAARVSPINAVTGSNDMKISKSRKRGLLTRWFRAEIGIGINNAIIKKKTLFLMSCSIAISIVMFLGFQVFVDFLHSSLKTTKPYTPDVSLRAEQGIGSDVYDRLSGLAGIKKVYGRMFGYVDATFDASRLSDTYRETLPRVQVADNGLLEAPEKSWLISYDKSQLNWAKEDLIAGEVSEDKINAKNGIIAVAFNTRNGVQSGSVNFKPGDKVYIKTPAGKRVFIVQGILRSVPFSDAELNLATFITTEKLFKELTGESSYEVIDIQLNERGQEQTISEIKGIAGSAAAFLDARQKNAEMDQTFFTMAVFVYGFVAVIGFISVLNIVNTMNTSVAAKTRYLGVMRAVGMSGAQLDKMVLTEAVTYSLTGCIAGCILGVILQKVLIENWLTRFQVTWEFPLVQIILILIITFVVTAFSVIGPLKRIKARGIAEVVNSL; from the coding sequence ATGAAAAGCTATCTGTCCATTGTCCCCCGGTATTTATCGGCTCACAAGAAGAGAACCAGGCTGACCATGATCAGTGTGGCCGTTTCCGTGGCTCTGATCACCGGGGTTTTCTCCATGCTGGATGTCTTTATGCGGTTTGAAAAAATACAGGTAATCCATGATTTCGGCAATTACCATCTCCTTGTTAAAGATGCAGATAATGAGGAGGCAGCTGCAATCCGCAGCCGCATTGATGTGGAGAATGCCGGAAATTGGGCGGCTCTGGGAAAAGGCAGCATAGATGATGTTACCTGCAGCCTTGGGGCATTGGATAAAAACTTCGCGGAAAACATGAATATAAGGGTTGTTGAGGGTGATTTTCCGACGGGGCCGAATGAGATTATGCTGGAACAGTGGGCCATGGAAGGCCTCAACCGGGACCTGAAGATTAATGGTACTGTAGAAATATCTTTGGCGGACAATGTTAAAAGAGAGTTTATCATAAGTGGAATTTATCAGGACCTGGGCAGCACCAAGGCAAGGGGGGTGCCGGGTATTTTCCTGTCAGTAGCTGCTGCTGGTGAGATGTTCCCTGAAGTACAGAGATTTTTTCTGATTCAGTTTAAGGATGGAGTAAATATAATTGAAGCTGAAAAGGAAATAAAAGAAACCCTGAACATCGCTGAAGGAAGAATTGACCGCAATGACCGGCTGCTGGCAGTGATCGGACAGAGCAAACACAAGGCTGCCATAGGGTTATATACAATAGGGGCCATCCTGTTCGGAATTGTCCTGGCTGCAGGTGTTGTGATGATGTACAATACCTTTAACATTTCTGTGATGGAGCGGGTCCGGCAGTTCGGGCTTTTAAGGTGTATCGGGGCATCACAGGCACAGATAAAAAGGCTGGTCAGGAGAGAGAGCCTTTATATTACCCTGAAGGCAGTCCCAATTGGGGTATTGGGCGGTATGCTGATTACCTTTGTTTGTTCCGCCATATTAAAATTCTACAACAGCAGTCTTTTTGGGGAAATGCCGCTTTTTAGTGTCAGTATAACCGGCATAAGTGCCGGAATCGTAATCGGGTTTCTTACGGTTTTTATCGCATCCCTGCTGCCTGCCCGAAAAGCGGCCAGGGTTTCTCCTATCAATGCAGTAACCGGAAGCAATGACATGAAAATTTCCAAAAGCAGAAAAAGGGGCCTGCTAACCAGGTGGTTTCGCGCTGAAATTGGAATAGGTATAAACAATGCCATCATTAAAAAGAAAACCCTTTTCCTGATGTCATGTTCAATAGCCATAAGTATTGTCATGTTTTTGGGCTTCCAGGTCTTTGTTGATTTTTTGCACTCGTCCCTTAAGACCACCAAGCCCTACACACCTGATGTTTCTCTGCGGGCAGAACAGGGCATCGGGAGTGATGTGTATGACAGGCTTTCAGGGCTAGCGGGGATTAAAAAGGTTTATGGGAGAATGTTCGGATATGTTGATGCCACTTTTGATGCCTCCAGGCTTTCTGACACCTATAGGGAAACACTGCCTAGAGTACAGGTCGCAGATAACGGTTTACTGGAAGCTCCCGAAAAATCCTGGCTCATCTCATATGATAAAAGTCAGCTAAACTGGGCCAAAGAGGATTTGATTGCCGGAGAGGTTTCAGAGGATAAAATCAATGCCAAAAACGGCATCATCGCAGTTGCCTTTAACACAAGAAACGGTGTTCAGTCCGGAAGCGTCAATTTTAAGCCCGGAGACAAGGTTTATATTAAAACTCCTGCCGGCAAGAGAGTATTTATTGTACAGGGGATACTGCGTTCAGTGCCATTCAGTGACGCGGAGCTCAACCTGGCCACTTTTATTACTACTGAAAAGCTGTTTAAAGAACTAACCGGGGAATCGTCCTATGAGGTAATAGACATTCAGCTGAACGAACGGGGTCAGGAACAGACTATCAGTGAAATTAAAGGCATAGCCGGCAGCGCCGCTGCTTTTCTGGATGCGCGGCAAAAGAATGCCGAAATGGACCAGACCTTTTTCACCATGGCTGTTTTTGTATATGGTTTCGTTGCTGTAATTGGATTTATCAGTGTCCTCAATATCGTCAATACAATGAATACAAGTGTTGCCGCAAAAACCAGGTATCTGGGGGTTATGCGGGCAGTGGGCATGTCAGGTGCCCAACTGGACAAAATGGTTCTGACAGAAGCGGTAACCTACAGTCTGACAGGCTGTATTGCCGGATGCATCCTGGGAGTCATCCTCCAGAAGGTATTAATCGAAAACTGGCTGACCCGTTTCCAGGTCACCTGGGAATTTCCCCTGGTCCAGATAATCCTGATACTTATTATTACCTTTGTAGTGACCGCATTCTCAGTCATCGGCCCATTGAAGCGGATTAAAGCCAGGGGCATAGCAGAGGTAGTTAATTCACTGTAA
- a CDS encoding sensor histidine kinase produces MNLLVNRSAKRLLILLVSVLFAGAVFTQITAYNNAGRFKNEMITHDYALAGYLSAKHPELASDIRAAFTADKTESGIEAGKALLEQAGYIKSINSNLLPGVKEFYRSNVTINLIYSLVMGAAVFLTVWLFLRALYNKLDEYNHNVIKIIEGEISTRLDDSEEGTLAKLAASVNTLTASLNTHIEREKHSRIFLKDVLTNVSHQLKTPLSALTMYTEIMRNENPDNEVIADFLDKSENELDRMQALIANLLKLARLDAGIIELSLKDYVLNDIIRQAAASFETRLLQEEKTLAVKADSEVHYACDREWLLEALSNLIKNAAEHTTRGNRIGVSLEETPVLVKITVRDNGEGIHPDDINHIFKRFYRSRFSQNKQGTGIGLTLAESVIEMHGGFISVESSGKTGTEFTVHLPRLTKL; encoded by the coding sequence ATGAATTTATTGGTAAATCGCAGTGCCAAAAGGCTTTTAATCCTGTTAGTGTCGGTTCTGTTTGCAGGGGCTGTTTTTACACAGATTACTGCATACAACAATGCCGGCCGCTTTAAAAATGAAATGATCACACATGACTATGCTCTGGCCGGATACCTGAGCGCCAAGCATCCGGAGCTGGCTTCCGATATCCGGGCTGCTTTCACGGCAGATAAAACAGAGAGCGGGATTGAAGCGGGCAAAGCCCTGCTGGAACAGGCAGGATATATAAAAAGCATCAATTCAAACCTGCTCCCCGGGGTGAAGGAATTTTACAGGTCCAATGTGACTATCAATCTGATATATTCCCTTGTCATGGGTGCTGCAGTCTTCTTAACAGTCTGGTTGTTTCTGAGAGCCCTCTACAATAAATTAGATGAGTACAATCATAATGTCATCAAAATTATCGAAGGAGAAATTTCAACCAGGCTTGATGACAGTGAAGAGGGAACCCTGGCGAAACTGGCAGCATCTGTAAATACATTGACTGCTTCACTGAATACCCATATTGAACGGGAAAAGCACAGCAGGATTTTCCTGAAGGATGTTTTGACAAATGTATCCCACCAGTTGAAGACACCCTTATCGGCCCTTACCATGTATACCGAGATTATGAGGAATGAAAATCCTGATAATGAAGTAATCGCAGATTTTCTGGATAAGAGTGAAAACGAGCTTGACCGCATGCAGGCATTGATTGCCAATCTCCTGAAGCTGGCCAGACTTGATGCCGGAATTATTGAGCTCAGTTTAAAGGATTATGTTCTCAATGACATCATCAGACAGGCGGCGGCAAGCTTTGAAACCAGGCTGCTGCAAGAGGAAAAGACCCTGGCAGTAAAAGCTGACAGTGAGGTTCACTATGCCTGTGACAGGGAATGGCTGCTGGAGGCCTTGAGTAACCTGATAAAAAATGCTGCGGAACACACTACCCGGGGAAACCGCATCGGGGTTTCGCTTGAAGAAACACCGGTGCTGGTGAAAATTACTGTCCGGGACAATGGAGAGGGTATTCACCCTGACGATATCAACCATATTTTTAAACGGTTTTACCGCAGCAGGTTTTCTCAAAACAAGCAGGGGACAGGCATCGGGCTGACCCTGGCAGAATCAGTAATTGAAATGCATGGCGGGTTTATTTCTGTTGAAAGTTCGGGTAAAACAGGTACGGAGTTTACCGTCCATCTGCCCAGGCTTACAAAATTGTAA
- a CDS encoding leucine-rich repeat protein codes for MCKKTLTWFLTVTMILTMFAAAPLPASAGVDGDWLYSLYDDGTTAAITGYIGTDTELTIPSELAGKPVIRIASNAFIDNVSITSVTIPDSVLRIESGAFQNSALAEVDLGQGVTYIGQHAFYGTNLTILSVPNSVETIDFAAFADCSALADITIVGNNLDTLGQGAFSGTAITEISIPTSLSIIDDITFQYCTALTSVTIPANIMNIGYSAFNGCTALTSAVFEGDAPVMENFVFSSVHEDFTVYFYTGAAGFTTPIWSIGLMDYPCVEAGASDTTAPVLTAGEANRISDTEAIVDFTSNEPGYYYYSVVEDGAGEPIMDTGTVGTDCDTTEQTIMLNTLTAGAKDIYIVAKDAAGNVSEKLKMDIEVYQDPSPPSSGSTGTETDATLTGLSVSGITLTPEFDSNTTNYSAGVGNSTATTTITAEITDPLAVVLINDTERTSKEVTLAVGENTVTIVVTAADGITTQTYTIVINRAASSSTSSSPSGGSTYAPPAIIVAAEEADSLTIVKTAVSAQNLSGTASVNISSAIIDALLDKAAAEAGTSKGDIIEVAVNTQGDIEKLEVSVPQSGLLRIANETDAGFVISSPFVSISLDNRVIDAISAVAGGDDIIISASIIDKNTLSEADNVKVDGRPVYDFTIINEDTLVSDFSSGYASVTIPYTLQIGENPNSVVVYFLSDDGSLQSVRGYFDSTKEAVIFKTNHFSRFAIGYNAVSFSDVPAGVWYKEAVEFIAARGITSGTGDGSYSPDMRLTRGQFIVLLMNAYQIAPANGADDNTGNTSSFADAGNTYYTSYLAAAKSLGIAKGVGNNMFAPDKEITRQEMFVLLYNALQLIDELPAAAVDKEIGTFDDAGLVAPWANEAMSALVQSDIVSGSDNMLSPAETTTRAQMAQVLYNLLAI; via the coding sequence ATGTGCAAAAAAACCTTAACATGGTTTTTGACAGTCACCATGATATTGACCATGTTTGCCGCAGCGCCGCTGCCGGCATCTGCAGGAGTGGACGGCGACTGGCTCTACTCGCTGTATGATGATGGCACGACGGCAGCAATTACCGGTTATATTGGTACAGATACGGAGCTTACCATACCTTCTGAATTAGCCGGGAAACCTGTCATCAGAATAGCCAGCAATGCTTTTATTGATAATGTCAGTATTACTTCTGTTACTATTCCGGACAGTGTTTTACGGATAGAATCAGGCGCCTTCCAAAACAGCGCTCTGGCTGAGGTTGATCTGGGTCAGGGGGTCACTTACATTGGACAGCACGCTTTTTATGGCACTAATCTGACAATCCTGTCTGTCCCCAACAGCGTGGAGACAATTGATTTTGCCGCCTTTGCCGACTGTAGTGCCCTGGCCGATATTACTATCGTTGGCAATAATCTGGATACTCTTGGCCAGGGGGCTTTTTCCGGTACGGCAATCACAGAAATAAGTATCCCGACGTCCCTGTCCATCATCGATGATATAACCTTCCAATACTGCACCGCTCTGACAAGTGTAACTATTCCTGCCAATATCATGAATATTGGCTACAGCGCCTTTAATGGCTGTACCGCTTTAACTTCTGCTGTTTTTGAGGGTGACGCCCCCGTGATGGAAAATTTCGTGTTTTCCAGTGTTCATGAAGACTTCACGGTATATTTTTATACCGGAGCTGCCGGGTTTACTACTCCTATATGGTCTATCGGTCTAATGGACTATCCTTGTGTGGAGGCAGGTGCATCGGATACCACTGCTCCCGTCCTGACTGCAGGTGAAGCTAACCGTATATCTGACACGGAAGCTATTGTAGATTTTACGTCAAATGAGCCTGGATATTACTACTACTCAGTAGTGGAAGACGGCGCCGGAGAACCAATTATGGATACCGGTACGGTGGGGACCGATTGTGATACCACTGAACAGACAATCATGCTGAATACGCTCACTGCCGGAGCCAAAGATATCTATATCGTTGCCAAGGATGCCGCCGGAAATGTCAGTGAAAAGCTGAAGATGGATATTGAGGTCTATCAGGACCCGAGCCCACCTTCTTCCGGAAGCACCGGGACTGAAACTGATGCCACACTCACGGGACTCTCGGTTTCAGGTATCACCCTGACTCCGGAGTTCGACAGTAACACAACAAATTATTCGGCAGGTGTCGGCAACAGTACGGCCACCACAACCATAACCGCTGAAATCACCGATCCTCTGGCAGTTGTATTGATAAATGATACAGAAAGAACCAGCAAAGAAGTTACCCTGGCAGTTGGAGAGAACACAGTTACAATAGTAGTAACCGCCGCAGACGGAATAACAACGCAAACATATACAATTGTTATCAACAGGGCTGCCAGCTCCTCAACATCCAGCAGCCCGTCAGGAGGCAGCACCTACGCTCCACCTGCCATTATTGTGGCAGCAGAAGAGGCAGACAGTTTGACTATTGTTAAAACAGCAGTTTCTGCACAAAATTTATCAGGAACAGCTTCAGTCAACATTTCCTCTGCAATCATTGATGCCCTGCTGGACAAGGCAGCCGCCGAGGCAGGGACATCAAAAGGAGATATCATCGAGGTTGCTGTTAATACTCAGGGTGATATTGAAAAGCTCGAAGTAAGTGTTCCTCAAAGCGGTCTGTTGAGAATTGCGAATGAAACTGATGCTGGTTTTGTCATTTCTTCCCCATTTGTTTCTATCAGCCTTGACAACAGAGTCATTGATGCAATATCTGCCGTTGCAGGCGGGGACGATATAATTATCTCTGCCAGCATTATCGATAAAAATACTCTTTCTGAAGCAGACAACGTAAAAGTAGATGGAAGACCGGTCTATGACTTTACCATAATTAATGAAGATACCCTGGTTTCGGATTTTAGCAGCGGCTATGCATCTGTCACCATACCTTATACACTTCAAATAGGAGAAAATCCAAACTCCGTTGTAGTTTATTTTCTGTCTGATGATGGCAGCCTTCAAAGCGTAAGAGGTTATTTCGACAGTACGAAGGAAGCTGTTATATTTAAAACTAATCACTTTTCAAGATTTGCGATTGGATATAATGCGGTTTCCTTCAGTGATGTTCCCGCCGGTGTCTGGTACAAAGAAGCGGTGGAATTTATTGCTGCCCGCGGGATTACTTCAGGCACCGGAGATGGCAGCTACAGTCCGGATATGCGTCTTACCAGAGGCCAGTTTATTGTGCTTCTGATGAATGCGTATCAGATTGCCCCTGCGAACGGTGCAGATGACAACACCGGCAACACCAGCAGCTTTGCTGATGCAGGCAATACCTACTATACCAGCTATCTGGCTGCAGCCAAAAGCCTAGGTATCGCTAAAGGTGTAGGTAATAATATGTTTGCCCCTGACAAAGAAATCACCAGACAGGAAATGTTCGTCTTACTGTATAATGCGCTGCAGTTAATTGATGAACTCCCGGCAGCCGCAGTTGACAAAGAAATCGGTACCTTCGATGATGCTGGCCTGGTGGCTCCGTGGGCCAATGAAGCTATGTCTGCCCTGGTACAGAGCGACATAGTCAGCGGCAGTGACAACATGCTCAGCCCGGCAGAAACCACTACCCGGGCCCAAATGGCCCAGGTGCTGTATAACCTGCTGGCGATATAA